In Nicotiana tabacum cultivar K326 chromosome 19, ASM71507v2, whole genome shotgun sequence, one DNA window encodes the following:
- the LOC107785063 gene encoding ADP-ribosylation factor 1-like — MGLSFGKLFSRLFAKKEMRILMVGLDAAGKTTILYKLKLGEIVTTIPTIGFNVETVEYKNISFTVWDVGGQDKIRPLWRHYFQNTQGLIFVVDSNDRDRVVEARDELHRMLNEDELRDAVLLVFANKQDLPNAMNAAEITDKLGLHSLRQRHWYIQSTCATSGEGLYEGLDWLSNNIANKG, encoded by the exons ATGGGTTTATCCTTCGGGAAGCTTTTCAGTCGGCTGTTTGCCAAGAAGGAGATGCGTATTCTGATGGTCGGTCTTGATGCAGCTGGTAAAACCACCATATTGTACAAGCTCAAGCTGGGAGAGATTGTTACCACTATTCCTACCATTG GTTTCAATGTGGAGACTGTTGAATACAAGAACATAAGCTTCACTGTCTGGGATGTTGGTGGTCAGGACAAG ATCCGACCATTGTGGAGGCATTACTTCCAAAACACACAAGGACTTATCTTTGTGGTCGATAGTAATGATCGTGATCGTGTTGTTGAAGCTAGAGATGAGCTGCACCGGATGTTGAATGAG GACGAACTGAGGGATGCTGTGCTGCTTGTGTTTGCTAACAAGCAAGATCTTCCTAATGCTATGAATGCTGCTGAAATTACTGACAAGCTTGGTCTTCATTCTCTCCGTCAACGTCATTG GTACATTCAGAGCACTTGCGCTACCTCTGGAGAAGGGTTGTATGAGGGGCTTGACTGGCTCTCAAACAACATTGCAAACAAG GGTTGA